One Parageobacillus sp. KH3-4 genomic region harbors:
- a CDS encoding arylamine N-acetyltransferase: MNVSAYLNRIGIKTVGRPDLSLLSLLQESHLLHVPFENLDIFLNRPIRLSLPSLFKKIVEQRRGGFCYELNGLFDWLLRECGFTTSLISARVRKANGSFGPEFDHLALLVHLDQPYLVDVGFGDSCRRPLPLTGEEAEDISGRYRVISDNAPEAYALQKQTEDDWVTEYRFTTRPYELNMFTSMCEYHQTSPASTFTQKKMCTIATRDGRITLTPDFVTVARDGHKQKLPVSSNQQFHEMLHRFFGIQL, encoded by the coding sequence ATGAATGTATCCGCTTATCTCAACCGCATCGGTATCAAAACAGTTGGCCGTCCTGATCTATCGTTATTGTCGCTCCTTCAGGAGAGTCATTTGCTCCATGTCCCGTTTGAAAATTTAGATATCTTCCTCAACAGACCGATTCGGTTATCGTTACCATCATTGTTTAAAAAAATTGTTGAACAACGTCGTGGCGGTTTTTGCTACGAATTGAACGGATTGTTCGATTGGCTTCTTCGGGAGTGTGGTTTTACCACATCACTCATCTCCGCACGTGTGCGGAAAGCGAATGGTTCATTCGGTCCCGAATTCGATCATTTAGCCTTGCTGGTTCATTTGGACCAACCGTATTTGGTGGATGTGGGCTTTGGTGACAGTTGTCGGCGTCCGCTGCCGTTGACGGGAGAAGAGGCAGAAGACATCAGCGGTCGTTACAGAGTCATTTCGGATAATGCACCAGAAGCCTATGCCCTGCAAAAACAGACGGAAGACGATTGGGTTACAGAATATCGTTTTACAACCCGGCCATATGAGTTGAACATGTTCACCTCAATGTGCGAATACCACCAAACCTCTCCTGCATCTACTTTTACGCAGAAAAAAATGTGCACGATCGCCACTCGGGATGGCAGAATCACGCTCACCCCGGATTTTGTGACGGTCGCCCGAGACGGACATAAACAAAAGCTCCCCGTCTCATCCAATCAACAATTTCATGAAATGCTTCATCGTTTTTTTGGAATTCAGCTGTAA
- a CDS encoding NAD(P)-dependent oxidoreductase, producing the protein MKTIGFIGLGVMGKSMARNLLKGGYPLLVYTRTKEKANDLIEEGAVWKETVAQLAKEADVVITMVGYPKDVEEIYFGEEGILANVKEGTYVIDMTTSTPSLAEKIYKAAKARNVYALDAPVSGGDIGAKEGKLTIMVGGDEEVFSACKPILERLGTNIVLQGKAGAGQHAKMCNQIAIASNMIGVCEALAYAKRSGLDPLKVLESISQGAAGSWSLSNLAPRMLAGDFQPGFYVKHFIKDMKIALEEAEKMNLQLPGLALAKSMYEELAKAGEENSGTQALYKRYIQK; encoded by the coding sequence GTGAAAACAATCGGATTTATCGGCCTTGGCGTAATGGGGAAAAGCATGGCGCGCAATTTGCTAAAAGGCGGTTATCCGCTGCTCGTTTACACGCGGACGAAAGAAAAAGCAAACGATCTTATTGAAGAGGGAGCTGTTTGGAAAGAAACAGTCGCTCAGCTTGCCAAAGAAGCGGATGTTGTCATTACAATGGTTGGATATCCAAAGGATGTGGAAGAAATATATTTTGGAGAAGAAGGAATACTTGCAAACGTGAAAGAAGGTACATATGTGATCGACATGACCACATCGACTCCATCGCTCGCTGAAAAAATTTATAAAGCGGCGAAAGCGCGGAATGTTTATGCGCTTGACGCCCCCGTTTCCGGCGGGGATATTGGCGCGAAAGAAGGAAAGTTGACGATTATGGTCGGCGGAGATGAAGAAGTCTTTTCCGCATGCAAACCGATTTTGGAAAGATTGGGGACGAACATTGTCCTCCAAGGAAAAGCTGGCGCTGGCCAGCACGCGAAAATGTGCAATCAAATTGCGATCGCGTCGAACATGATTGGCGTTTGTGAGGCGCTTGCATACGCGAAACGTTCGGGATTAGATCCGTTAAAAGTGTTGGAAAGCATTTCGCAAGGCGCGGCAGGAAGTTGGTCGTTGAGCAATTTGGCGCCTCGTATGCTCGCGGGAGATTTTCAACCGGGCTTTTATGTAAAACATTTTATTAAAGACATGAAAATCGCGTTGGAAGAGGCGGAAAAAATGAATTTGCAGCTGCCAGGGCTTGCGCTTGCGAAATCGATGTATGAAGAACTGGCAAAAGCAGGAGAGGAAAATAGCGGCACGCAAGCTTTATATAAGCGATATATTCAGAAATAA
- a CDS encoding alanyl-tRNA editing protein: MTRELFLEDSYKKAHHAKVTEIKEDKIILDETIFYPTGGGQPHDTGIIKQGNETLKVNNVQRENGQIVHYVDNVEKLKQGPVEILINWDRRYKFMRYHSLLHVLAGYLYNKFGALATGNQIFEDRARIDFQFEEPLTDEQFKEVEDEINKLIQENHRVSIRTVSREEAEKIDGFIKTVINLLPPSIKNVRLVAIGDIDEQACGGTHVKETKEIGSFQISKIKSKGQNKKRLEVTLNYT; encoded by the coding sequence ATGACAAGAGAACTTTTCTTAGAAGACAGTTATAAAAAAGCACATCATGCTAAAGTCACAGAAATTAAGGAAGACAAAATTATTTTAGACGAGACGATTTTCTATCCTACAGGTGGTGGCCAACCTCATGATACAGGAATTATCAAACAAGGAAATGAGACATTGAAAGTGAATAATGTCCAAAGAGAGAATGGACAAATTGTCCATTATGTGGATAATGTGGAAAAACTAAAGCAAGGTCCTGTAGAAATACTGATAAACTGGGATCGACGATATAAATTTATGCGTTATCATTCCCTGTTACATGTATTAGCTGGTTATCTTTATAACAAATTTGGTGCTTTAGCGACAGGAAATCAGATTTTTGAGGATCGGGCAAGAATAGATTTTCAATTTGAAGAACCTTTAACAGACGAACAATTTAAAGAGGTTGAAGATGAAATAAACAAGTTAATCCAAGAAAACCATCGAGTCTCAATACGAACTGTTAGCCGTGAAGAAGCTGAGAAAATTGATGGTTTTATTAAAACAGTTATTAATTTGCTGCCTCCTTCTATTAAGAATGTTCGACTCGTTGCTATTGGCGACATTGATGAACAGGCTTGTGGGGGAACACATGTAAAGGAAACAAAAGAAATAGGCTCTTTTCAAATTTCAAAAATCAAAAGTAAAGGACAAAACAAAAAGCGCTTAGAAGTTACTTTAAACTATACTTGA
- a CDS encoding SDR family oxidoreductase: MELRLSGKTALVVASSQGLGKAIARQLVLEGANVMITSRNEEKLQEVEQELRDLHKGKIAYVQADITKAEDIRRLVQKTVDNYGTIDLLVNNAGGPPAGTFETISDEDWYHAFELNLLSYIRVIREALPYLKKKGGKIVNIASSSIKEPIPGLILSNTFRTGIVGLTKTLAAEFAPYNILINTVAPGRIATERVAFLDKINAEKLGISKEEMEKRMKSAIPLGRYGTPEEFANVVTFLLSEANSYITGQSLIVDGGMVKAI, translated from the coding sequence ATGGAGTTGCGCTTATCAGGGAAAACGGCGCTTGTCGTCGCATCCAGTCAAGGTCTTGGCAAAGCAATTGCCCGTCAGCTTGTGCTGGAAGGGGCGAATGTCATGATTACAAGCCGAAACGAAGAAAAACTGCAAGAAGTAGAGCAAGAGTTGCGTGACTTGCATAAAGGAAAAATTGCCTACGTTCAAGCGGATATTACGAAAGCAGAAGATATTCGCCGCCTTGTGCAAAAAACGGTAGACAATTATGGAACGATTGATTTGTTGGTGAACAACGCCGGGGGGCCACCTGCGGGAACGTTTGAAACGATTAGCGACGAAGACTGGTACCATGCGTTTGAATTGAATTTGCTTAGCTATATCCGCGTTATTCGCGAAGCGCTTCCGTATTTAAAGAAAAAAGGGGGGAAAATTGTCAACATCGCTTCTTCTTCCATTAAGGAGCCGATTCCCGGATTGATTTTATCTAATACATTCCGCACTGGCATCGTCGGTTTGACGAAAACACTGGCTGCAGAGTTTGCTCCGTACAACATTTTAATTAATACAGTCGCACCGGGGCGAATTGCGACAGAAAGAGTTGCGTTTTTAGATAAAATCAATGCTGAAAAATTAGGAATTTCGAAGGAAGAAATGGAGAAGCGCATGAAAAGCGCGATTCCGCTTGGCCGTTACGGTACGCCGGAGGAATTTGCCAATGTCGTTACATTCCTTCTTTCAGAAGCTAACTCGTATATCACCGGTCAATCTCTCATTGTTGACGGTGGAATGGTAAAAGCGATTTAA